Within Acanthochromis polyacanthus isolate Apoly-LR-REF ecotype Palm Island chromosome 3, KAUST_Apoly_ChrSc, whole genome shotgun sequence, the genomic segment ctatacaaataaagttattattattatgattgaTTAGTCATTTCCAGAcctatgttttcttttttgaattGCTTGGACAGTGACAAATTATCCTCAGAGAAATGTCCTTGACGTAATGGGGTGTATCCTGAGGCCGAATACCAACACAGTAACTTCTTGTAGAGTCACTGTAGGTCATGTTGTCTGAGCTCACCACTTTGTCCTGTCTGCAGGCCCTTCACTACATGCTGTTGGTGTCAGAGGTGGAGGAGACGGAGATCTTTAAGATCTGTCTGGAGTACTGGAACCACCTGGCAGCAGAGCTCTACAGGGAGAGTCCCTTCTCCACCTCCAGCACCCCTTTGCTGTCCGACGTCCCCCCACGCCGACACCTTTATCTGCCTGTGCTCTCCCAGGTAggaaatcacacacacacacacacacacacacacacacacacacacacacacacacacacacacacacacacacacacacacacacacgtacgttCTCACAATGAgcaacatatttttctactgtaAATGCAGACTTGTACAGTTACAGCCCAAATGCAAAAGATGATTGTTCTGATTCAAAGCAGTCTTCAGTTTAGTACTGTACTTAATAAAAAGGCATTAAAATACTTGATGGCTGAGTTGGCTCAGTCGGGAGGTGCTGTAGACTCTCACATCCATCTAACTACTGATTTTCTTTCAGGTGCGTTTGCTGATGGTGAGCCGTATGGCCAAACCAGAGGAAGTGCTGGTGGTGGAGAACGACCAGGGCGAGGTCGTCAGGGAGTTCATGAAGGACACAGATGCCATCAATCTCTACAAGAACATGAGAGAGACTCTTGGTACGTTAGCAGAAATCTCTGTTGATAATTAAATAGCTCTGTTTCAGATCCTCAGCCTAATTCAGGAAGCAATattctttctatttttgtgcCGTTTAAAATTTTCCCTTTTCAGTTTTCAATAGAATTCATTGAGTGTCTGATTCCCCGACCTTTTGGACACTGATTTTGCTCTAGTACCATGAATTTGTATACGGTGGTGTTTTCACAGTAACGCCTGCTGGTGCGTATTACAGGGTTTCagagcattaaaaagcattcatGATCATGAAATGGATGTAGTGAAAATCAAgaccttaaatggcattaaaatgattaaatttgattctcaggAGCAtaaaaaaattctttctgccattttcaataaaatatttgataataatATGTAGTTATAGACTGCTATTCGCCAGATTTCTGTGTAGACATGACGAACCGTTGCGATAATTGTTCCAGCCGGTCTGTTTGGATGAATGTTTGGAAAGTGGCCGTCAGGCTGGAACAGGtggagagctgggaaatgggAGAAATGCAAATTCCTGCAGAAATTGGCTGAACAATGTGGAATTCAGAGAACGACCACGTGGGTGGTCTGGGgtggtttctggattcagaaatagtgaaatgtagggaCAGTTCTCATATAATAATCGTCTGTGgaatttgttgagttcacggtCATGGCATTAAAATGTTTACTGCATAGCATTAATatagcattaaaaagcattaaatttgactggctgattcctgcagaaaccctgtatgAGAAGACACCTGCAGAGCCACAGGGAGAGATgaacattttattgctttatataCGACTTCAAAATGTGTTGGTATTTGTAGATTTATGTCTGCATCTTGTCACAGAAAATGTTTACTAGTGGCCAGTTTACGGGTTATATTGGCGTTAAGTATTCATTAAAGGTTCCAGCGGTGAAAGCCTGTTGTGACTGTGTTTGGTGGTTCTCATAGATTTGGAGGTGTAAAATTAAAGCTGTTGAGATATGGAAACATCTACTTTTGTCATTCTTCAAGCCCCCTCCACAGCTAGCTAACTCGCAGCTTTTCAAGACCGTAACAGTTTGACTCGGGTGCCATGTACacctaaccttgccagcaagttgatttcttgcgatatttgtgagttcataaatctctcaagaaaccatcttgctccgctcccgccttcacttttcgtacagcaccaagttggttcgggccaatcacgcagcagtagtcgtgtgtggggcgggataatgggcgggatatccgggtgtgaagacgacaccaagcgccagtagatcaaaacaaacatggcaacggaggacaacggtcgtgtagatgctgctattaagtcagttttagctgaatctcctatcgcttctttgaaggaagaacaacgagaggcgctttgcgcatttctggatggtaaagatgtttgtgcttttttacctacgggttttggtaagagtttaatctaccaattggctccgcttgttgtgaagatcccgcgattggctaaaaacaaacctgtcagaggcgggacatactgttgcattgtccaatccgtgcctctttcctccgaacagATTtccatggagcggtcccagattgatattgtggagtactatcaagtactacacaattattaatctggctatttcCAGGTTAATGTACACCTGCTAAGCAGCTCCAGCTGTGAATCACAGCTGCAGACAGCATGTTCTTCCTGAAGAGGGCAGTGAAAGCAGTAGCTCAttggttttcagagcaaagCAGCCTGTTGAGAATTATTCTAAAAATGGGGGTTAAATAGGCATGGTGAATTTAACCAACTTTGCTGTGAAGACATGAGACAGtttgattaatttgctgaaaaggcACCACATCAGACCTTTAATTCCCCTTTCTCTCCTTGTGTGTAGTGTATCTGACACATCTGGATTATGCCGACACTGAACGCATCATGACAGAGAAGCTCCACAACCAAGTGAACGGCACTGAGTGGTCGTGGAGAAATCTGAACATGCTGTGCTGGGCCATCGGCTCCATCAGTGGAGCAATGCATGAGGAGGATGAGAAAAGATTCCTGGTGACCGTCATCAAGGTGGGACACTCAAACAGTGTTGTGTCTGGCCGTATGGCTGTGTGACACAAGCATTTATTTAGCCAACTGCAGCTCAGTCCACTTATAAGTGATaaacgtttttttttgtcatcctAGACTGTCACTTGACCTGTAAAAGTTAGCTAACTTtgagtgttgtgtgtgttgtgatttCAGGACCTACTTGGCTTGTGTGAGCAGAAAAGAGGTAAAGACAACAAGGCCATCATAGCGTCAAACATCATGTACATCGTGGGCCAGTATCCCCGCTTCCTTCGAGCACACTGGAAGTTCCTCAAAACCGTTGTCAACAAGCTCTTTGAGTTTATGCATGGTGAGAAATGGCCAAAGACCAAGTCTTCCACACAAAGCTGGTCAGAGCCTTTTCATTAAAACGTTTTTATGTCTAAatctgtctgcagtgtgtggTGCTGAACACAGAATCATTAATCAGACCCCATCATTCAGAACTGCTGGATAAATACATCAGTGCTGTCGGTGAATAAGGCCATTTGAGTGTTTATCTTCTTCTTCGTCACACAGAGACCCATGATGGTGTACAGGACATGGCGTGTGACACGTTCATCAAGATTGCCCAAAAGTGCCGGCGTCATTTTGTCCAGGTTCAAGTGGGAGAGGTGATGCCGTTCATCGACGAGATCCtcaacaacatcaacaccaTCATCTGTGACCTGCAGCCTCAGCAGGTGAGTCCTGTTCTGTCTCTGAATTATTCACATGACCCTATCAAAGGTCAGCATGTTTGATCACAGCAGTGTCTGCCAGACTTTCAGGTGACACATATTGTATTTTAAAGTGAAACTGTTAGTCTTGTTGTTGGTTAACTACTTAGGAAACATATGTTGTTTTCAATGGTCCAGGTCAGATTAATCCCTGCCCTTTGTCTCTGTCTGCAGGTCCATACATTTTATGAGGCAGTGGGCTACATGATCGGGGCTCAGACAGATCAGGCAGTTCAAGAGCTTTTGATTGAGAAGTACATGCTGCTGCCTAATCAGGTGTGGGACAGCATCATCCAGCAGGCCACCAAGGTAAGGACGCGAGAAAGACTCGGGGAATGCTGTAACGCACTGAATTTGTCAATGAGCTGATATATTGTCATTTACGGAAGTCCACAGTtgattgttgcttttgttggtGTGTGTTAAATCTGTCTCCTGGACGTTGTGCTGCAGAATGTGGACATCCTGAAGGATGCAGAGACGGTGCGCCAGCTGGGCAGCATCCTCAAGACAAACGTCAGAGCCTGTAAAGCTGTCGGTCATCCCTTTGTCGTTCAGCTGGGGCGCATCTACTTGGACATGCTCAACGTCTACAAATGTCTCAGTGAAAACATCTCCTCTGCCGTCCAGACCAATGGTCAGCTCCCATGCACTCTTTCTGCttaaatgaatgtgtttgatcTGTCATTGTAAAAAGCttcttgaatgttttttttcatataaaatgtTGAGTAAAGAAATGGTGTGCAGGTTAAATCTGGCACACAGCGTCACTGTATGTCTCAACCTAAATGAACTGTCAAATCTTTCACATCCCCACTAAAAGTAGTGACACTTTATCATTGTAGacttaatgcatttaaaatcctATCCATTGCATGAGCTTTGATTGTGTAtatatctgtttgtttttttataggCTTCAGCCACTTAGACTTGTTTCTTGTTGTGTGTACAGGTGAGATGGTGACGAAGCAGCCTCTGATCAGGAGCATGAGGACGGTAAAgagagaaacactgaagctgATCTCAGGCTGGGTCAGTCGCTCTAATGACCCGCAGATGGTGAGTCTGTCTGTGCTTTGTGTTCTCTACTTTGTTCTGTAACGGAACCTGTATTTTAGCAGCGTTACACACAAAGCATCCTCTGTGTTCATTCAGTGGTGAGGCTGAATTCAGATGATTTGTAAATGTAGTGACCGATAGAACAGAGCTCTTATTTGATACCATCTAATTAGAGGTCTCTTCAGGCTCCGTATTTACTCCTTGATCAGAACAGCCATTGAAAAAAGGCAGGTGCTATCTATAGGCCAACCCAGAacatttgtcttgtgttttgttctgtggtCCAGGTGGCAGAGAACTTTGTGCCCCCTCTGCTGGAGGCGGTGCTCATTGACTACCAGAGGAATGTTCCAGCTGCCAGGGAgcctgaggtcctgagcaccaTGGCAACCATTGTTAACAAGCTGGGAGTCCACATTACAGGCGAAATCCCCAAGATATTTGACGCAGTGTTCGAGTGCACTTTGAACATGATCAACAAGGtctgtttgagtcattttgacagTCCTTGTTGGAATCCAAAAAGCTGAGATTGCGGTCATAAAGTTACAGATTATAAccgtttcttgtttttcttctgttctgtCAGGACTTTGAGGAATTCCCAGAACACAGAACCCACTTCTTCTACCTCCTTCAAGCCGCCACCTCCCAGTGCTTCCCAGCCTTCCTGTCCATTGCTCCAGCTCAGTTCAAACTGATCCTCGACTCCATCATCTGGGCCTTCAAGCACACGATGAGGAATGTGGCTGACACAGGTCTGATCTGGTCTCAACTCATCACGTCACGACAAATATACGTCAAATTAACGAGGATATTATTGGATTAAGTTTGGttgggaagtttttttttaaaatacagaccATTTTTATGGGATTAATGCAAACAAGTGTGAGGTGGTGAATATTTTGGATTTACTAAAATGTAGTTGTATAGCTTGACAGAATAGATGCAGATGCTTTTTAGACAATGACGTTGCACCTTTCTGTGCCAGCAATGACCCACTGATCATCACAGCTAAATTATTGATTTATGTCTTGGACAGGCAATGTTTTGATCCTTGAAACATCTGACTTTTAAGAATGGAGAAATTATTTGATGGAAAGTCTCAAGACACGTACTTAAGTCTataaaaattaaatgcaaaaccAGAAGTTAAAATATGGCCTCCTGAATTAAAGCAATGATAAAACCATCTTgtacagtgtttcccctcccatataaccagcgaggcggcccgcctcgtcggtataggccaccgcctcgtTAAAATactgccgacattgccgcctcgctgcaaaaaaaaaaaaagtgcagtgcaAAACCCGCCGGACCGACGAGACCGTCCGCAGGGGGGTGCGCGGTTGCGGCAGAAACGGTGGAGACGGCCCGATAATTCCAGCCGCCCCCCCCCTCCGTGGGTCTGAAAAGCAAAACCACTGCACAAGTGCTTTAAACCTGCCTGCTTTGTTCCAGTTACAGGTCAGGGACACTTCAGTTTGTAACAAcgatttctgattgtttgagcagaaaaaaaatgaccaaacttCTCAGCAGAAACCAATCAGGGTGGAGAGATTGATGGGTTGCTACCGTACTAGCTTGTTTTCAGTAGATCTACCCCTGCCAGGATGGTGACAACCAAAAGACCAAACTCAAGGCTTTAAAATGACACTTAAGAGAATTAGTCAGTGATGTCTGTatattatatacagtctgtggatAAGATGCGGTTTTGTAATAATCCAATAAACAAGAAAGTAAAAATGAACACACGGTTTGTCACAGAAGTACAACAACTGTGTCTTTGCCTGTGCAAGTATTATTCAGCATGTTTCAGCTGCTGGTTCAGCAGTGTGAGAAAGTGGCTTCAGATTGACCTACATGTTGGTGAGCAGTGCTGATTGTTGAATCCTGTTAAACCTCTGAGTGTGTCCTCGTCCTCTGCAGGTCTCCAGATCCTGTACACTCTCCTGCAGAACGTGTCTGCAGAGGAAGCGGCAGCACAGAGCTTTTATCAGACGTATTTCTGTGACGTTCTGCAGCACATCTTCTCTGTGGTCACCGATACATCTCACACTGCGGGTAAACACGATCTAGAATTGTTAATGTGTAATATGGAGTTTATTTGTGGTTTAAACAGCTGTTTGAACAGAGACCCAGCTTCATCAGACACGCTCTGTCTCCAGGTCTGACCATGCACGCCACCATCTTGGCCTACATGTTTAACCTGGTGGAGGAGGGGAAGGTCAGCGTCGCTCTGAGTGCTGCCAGCCCCGCCAACAATCAGGCACATGTCCAGGAGTACATCGCCAACCTGCTGAAGACAGCCTTCCCCCATCTGCAAGAGTAAGTAGGCTTTAGGCAGCCAGATGACCCACAGTAGATTACATGAGCTGTGTGTTTGCTGAGTGTTTCCTGACATTTAGTGCTTATTCATGGAAAAGGTTTTctatagacacacacagataacaggaaatgaataaatatgtgaTATTTTTAACTCAGCCTCAGCAGCTGCAACA encodes:
- the xpo1a gene encoding exportin-1, with translation MPAEMTMLADHPARQLLDFSQKLDINLLDNVVNSMYHDIGSQQRVAQEVLTNLKDHPDAWTRVDTILEFSQNMKTKYYALQILESVIKTRWKILPRNQCEGIKKYVVGLIIKTSSDPANMEKEGVYISKLNMILVQILKQEWPKHWPTFISDIVGASRTSESLCQNNMIILKLLSEEVFDFSSGQMTQVKAKHLKDSMCNEFSQIFQLCQFVMENSQNAPLVHATLETLLRFLNWIPLGYIFETKLISTLVYKFLNVPMFRNVTLKCLTEIAGVSVNQYEEQFVNLFTLTMCQLKQMLPLNTNIRVAYANGKDDEQNFIQNLSLFLCTFLKEHGQLIEKRPNLRETLMEALHYMLLVSEVEETEIFKICLEYWNHLAAELYRESPFSTSSTPLLSDVPPRRHLYLPVLSQVRLLMVSRMAKPEEVLVVENDQGEVVREFMKDTDAINLYKNMRETLVYLTHLDYADTERIMTEKLHNQVNGTEWSWRNLNMLCWAIGSISGAMHEEDEKRFLVTVIKDLLGLCEQKRGKDNKAIIASNIMYIVGQYPRFLRAHWKFLKTVVNKLFEFMHETHDGVQDMACDTFIKIAQKCRRHFVQVQVGEVMPFIDEILNNINTIICDLQPQQVHTFYEAVGYMIGAQTDQAVQELLIEKYMLLPNQVWDSIIQQATKNVDILKDAETVRQLGSILKTNVRACKAVGHPFVVQLGRIYLDMLNVYKCLSENISSAVQTNGEMVTKQPLIRSMRTVKRETLKLISGWVSRSNDPQMVAENFVPPLLEAVLIDYQRNVPAAREPEVLSTMATIVNKLGVHITGEIPKIFDAVFECTLNMINKDFEEFPEHRTHFFYLLQAATSQCFPAFLSIAPAQFKLILDSIIWAFKHTMRNVADTGLQILYTLLQNVSAEEAAAQSFYQTYFCDVLQHIFSVVTDTSHTAGLTMHATILAYMFNLVEEGKVSVALSAASPANNQAHVQEYIANLLKTAFPHLQDAQVKVFVTGLFSLNQDIPAFKEHLRDFLVQIKEFAGEDTTDLFLEEREAALRQAQEEKHKLQMSVPGILNPHELPEEMCD